A single genomic interval of Pomacea canaliculata isolate SZHN2017 linkage group LG5, ASM307304v1, whole genome shotgun sequence harbors:
- the LOC112563592 gene encoding Kv channel-interacting protein 4-like isoform X9 codes for MATKKFDEVIQQLMGASLRPADHDIDDLEMQVVRYKPEGLDTLCRNTKFSRKELQIMYRGFKQECPTGIVNEETFKDIYAQFFPQGGKCADASAYAHYVFNTFDHDHNGSISFEEFVMGLSVLSRGSLQERLQWAFSLYDINGDGIITKDEMLDIVTAIYEMMGRYTEPAIDENTAKEHVERVFQKMDLNRDGVISVEEFMDTCRRDEIISKGMSLFDTVL; via the exons ACCATGACATCGACGACCTGGAGATGCAGGTGGTGCGCTACAAGCCCGAAGGCCTAGACACGCTGTGCCGCAACACAAAGTTCAGCAGAAAGGAGCTTCAGATCATGTACAGGGGCTTTAAACAG GAATGTCCAACGGGCATAGTGAACGAAGAGACGTTCAAAGATATCTATGCCCAGTTCTTCCCTCAGGGAGGTAAGTGTGCAG ACGCCTCGGCCTATGCGCATTATGTGTTCAACACTTTCGACCATGATCATAATGGGTCCATCAGCTTCGAG GAGTTCGTGATGGGCTTGTCGGTGTTGTCGCGCGGCAGCCTACAAGAACGGCTTCAGTGGGCGTTTAGCCTCTACGACATCAACGGTGACGGCATCATCACCAAGGACGAGATGCTGGACATCGTCACGGCCATCTACGAGATGATGGGCCGGTACACAGAGCCAGCCATAGATGAAAACACAGCCAAAGAACACGTTGAACGGGTTTTTCAG AAAATGGACCTCAATAGAGACGGGGTCATCTCTGTAGAAGAGTTCATGGACACTTGCCGGAGG GATGAGATTATCTCGAAGGGAATGTCTTTGTTCGACACAGTTCTATGA
- the LOC112563592 gene encoding Kv channel-interacting protein 4-like isoform X8 produces MNKLCQWGRRFFRYVDRYVFERDHDIDDLEMQVVRYKPEGLDTLCRNTKFSRKELQIMYRGFKQECPTGIVNEETFKDIYAQFFPQGGKCADASAYAHYVFNTFDHDHNGSISFEEFVMGLSVLSRGSLQERLQWAFSLYDINGDGIITKDEMLDIVTAIYEMMGRYTEPAIDENTAKEHVERVFQKMDLNRDGVISVEEFMDTCRRDEIISKGMSLFDTVL; encoded by the exons ACCATGACATCGACGACCTGGAGATGCAGGTGGTGCGCTACAAGCCCGAAGGCCTAGACACGCTGTGCCGCAACACAAAGTTCAGCAGAAAGGAGCTTCAGATCATGTACAGGGGCTTTAAACAG GAATGTCCAACGGGCATAGTGAACGAAGAGACGTTCAAAGATATCTATGCCCAGTTCTTCCCTCAGGGAGGTAAGTGTGCAG ACGCCTCGGCCTATGCGCATTATGTGTTCAACACTTTCGACCATGATCATAATGGGTCCATCAGCTTCGAG GAGTTCGTGATGGGCTTGTCGGTGTTGTCGCGCGGCAGCCTACAAGAACGGCTTCAGTGGGCGTTTAGCCTCTACGACATCAACGGTGACGGCATCATCACCAAGGACGAGATGCTGGACATCGTCACGGCCATCTACGAGATGATGGGCCGGTACACAGAGCCAGCCATAGATGAAAACACAGCCAAAGAACACGTTGAACGGGTTTTTCAG AAAATGGACCTCAATAGAGACGGGGTCATCTCTGTAGAAGAGTTCATGGACACTTGCCGGAGG GATGAGATTATCTCGAAGGGAATGTCTTTGTTCGACACAGTTCTATGA
- the LOC112563592 gene encoding Kv channel-interacting protein 4-like isoform X10, which yields MGQLYDKVQFGDHDIDDLEMQVVRYKPEGLDTLCRNTKFSRKELQIMYRGFKQECPTGIVNEETFKDIYAQFFPQGGKCADASAYAHYVFNTFDHDHNGSISFEEFVMGLSVLSRGSLQERLQWAFSLYDINGDGIITKDEMLDIVTAIYEMMGRYTEPAIDENTAKEHVERVFQKMDLNRDGVISVEEFMDTCRRDEIISKGMSLFDTVL from the exons ATGGGACAATTGTACGATAAAGTCCAGTTTGGAG ACCATGACATCGACGACCTGGAGATGCAGGTGGTGCGCTACAAGCCCGAAGGCCTAGACACGCTGTGCCGCAACACAAAGTTCAGCAGAAAGGAGCTTCAGATCATGTACAGGGGCTTTAAACAG GAATGTCCAACGGGCATAGTGAACGAAGAGACGTTCAAAGATATCTATGCCCAGTTCTTCCCTCAGGGAGGTAAGTGTGCAG ACGCCTCGGCCTATGCGCATTATGTGTTCAACACTTTCGACCATGATCATAATGGGTCCATCAGCTTCGAG GAGTTCGTGATGGGCTTGTCGGTGTTGTCGCGCGGCAGCCTACAAGAACGGCTTCAGTGGGCGTTTAGCCTCTACGACATCAACGGTGACGGCATCATCACCAAGGACGAGATGCTGGACATCGTCACGGCCATCTACGAGATGATGGGCCGGTACACAGAGCCAGCCATAGATGAAAACACAGCCAAAGAACACGTTGAACGGGTTTTTCAG AAAATGGACCTCAATAGAGACGGGGTCATCTCTGTAGAAGAGTTCATGGACACTTGCCGGAGG GATGAGATTATCTCGAAGGGAATGTCTTTGTTCGACACAGTTCTATGA
- the LOC112563592 gene encoding Kv channel-interacting protein 4-like isoform X12, which translates to MEAGQVRNHDIDDLEMQVVRYKPEGLDTLCRNTKFSRKELQIMYRGFKQECPTGIVNEETFKDIYAQFFPQGGKCADASAYAHYVFNTFDHDHNGSISFEEFVMGLSVLSRGSLQERLQWAFSLYDINGDGIITKDEMLDIVTAIYEMMGRYTEPAIDENTAKEHVERVFQKMDLNRDGVISVEEFMDTCRRDEIISKGMSLFDTVL; encoded by the exons ACCATGACATCGACGACCTGGAGATGCAGGTGGTGCGCTACAAGCCCGAAGGCCTAGACACGCTGTGCCGCAACACAAAGTTCAGCAGAAAGGAGCTTCAGATCATGTACAGGGGCTTTAAACAG GAATGTCCAACGGGCATAGTGAACGAAGAGACGTTCAAAGATATCTATGCCCAGTTCTTCCCTCAGGGAGGTAAGTGTGCAG ACGCCTCGGCCTATGCGCATTATGTGTTCAACACTTTCGACCATGATCATAATGGGTCCATCAGCTTCGAG GAGTTCGTGATGGGCTTGTCGGTGTTGTCGCGCGGCAGCCTACAAGAACGGCTTCAGTGGGCGTTTAGCCTCTACGACATCAACGGTGACGGCATCATCACCAAGGACGAGATGCTGGACATCGTCACGGCCATCTACGAGATGATGGGCCGGTACACAGAGCCAGCCATAGATGAAAACACAGCCAAAGAACACGTTGAACGGGTTTTTCAG AAAATGGACCTCAATAGAGACGGGGTCATCTCTGTAGAAGAGTTCATGGACACTTGCCGGAGG GATGAGATTATCTCGAAGGGAATGTCTTTGTTCGACACAGTTCTATGA
- the LOC112563592 gene encoding Kv channel-interacting protein 4-like isoform X11 — protein MGQLYDKVQFGDHDIDDLEMQVVRYKPEGLDTLCRNTKFSRKELQIMYRGFKQECPTGIVNEETFKDIYAQFFPQGDASAYAHYVFNTFDHDHNGSISFEEFVMGLSVLSRGSLQERLQWAFSLYDINGDGIITKDEMLDIVTAIYEMMGRYTEPAIDENTAKEHVERVFQKMDLNRDGVISVEEFMDTCRRDEIISKGMSLFDTVL, from the exons ATGGGACAATTGTACGATAAAGTCCAGTTTGGAG ACCATGACATCGACGACCTGGAGATGCAGGTGGTGCGCTACAAGCCCGAAGGCCTAGACACGCTGTGCCGCAACACAAAGTTCAGCAGAAAGGAGCTTCAGATCATGTACAGGGGCTTTAAACAG GAATGTCCAACGGGCATAGTGAACGAAGAGACGTTCAAAGATATCTATGCCCAGTTCTTCCCTCAGGGAG ACGCCTCGGCCTATGCGCATTATGTGTTCAACACTTTCGACCATGATCATAATGGGTCCATCAGCTTCGAG GAGTTCGTGATGGGCTTGTCGGTGTTGTCGCGCGGCAGCCTACAAGAACGGCTTCAGTGGGCGTTTAGCCTCTACGACATCAACGGTGACGGCATCATCACCAAGGACGAGATGCTGGACATCGTCACGGCCATCTACGAGATGATGGGCCGGTACACAGAGCCAGCCATAGATGAAAACACAGCCAAAGAACACGTTGAACGGGTTTTTCAG AAAATGGACCTCAATAGAGACGGGGTCATCTCTGTAGAAGAGTTCATGGACACTTGCCGGAGG GATGAGATTATCTCGAAGGGAATGTCTTTGTTCGACACAGTTCTATGA